One window of Candidatus Eremiobacteraceae bacterium genomic DNA carries:
- a CDS encoding STAS domain-containing protein, whose translation MKSNTTFLRRPGQTVSAAGDTITVGDRLDASCAKQFSRAVGRLADHRTPFVIIDLSATKAVDSSGFGALISSFRKLADVGAAAVVVCPNRTVRRLFDFAGVGRMIGIVERLTQARRLAPANALAS comes from the coding sequence ATGAAATCGAACACAACCTTTCTGCGGCGCCCCGGACAAACGGTCAGCGCTGCAGGCGACACGATCACGGTAGGCGACCGTCTCGACGCATCGTGCGCTAAGCAATTCTCGCGTGCAGTGGGCCGTCTGGCCGATCACCGCACGCCGTTTGTCATCATCGATCTCAGCGCCACCAAAGCAGTCGACTCGTCCGGTTTCGGCGCGCTGATCAGCAGCTTCCGCAAACTGGCGGACGTCGGCGCAGCGGCTGTCGTCGTCTGTCCGAACCGCACCGTCCGGCGGCTGTTCGACTTCGCCGGCGTCGGCCGCATGATCGGCATCGTCGAGCGCTTGACCCAAGCGCGCCGGCTTGCGCCCGCGAACGCGCTGGCATCTTAG
- a CDS encoding iron-sulfur cluster assembly scaffold protein, whose product MDFPKFQDLVTKRQGFAQMENPTATGEYFSDSCGDMYTFYLRVGDGEKIEDISYFTTGCGFGVATCAIVTELVKGKTVSEAEQLTTDQVEAYLGGYPERKKDYPERVLEALRITIGNYRAATTPTSAAESFAKIH is encoded by the coding sequence ATGGATTTCCCGAAATTCCAAGATCTCGTGACCAAGCGCCAGGGGTTTGCGCAAATGGAAAACCCGACCGCGACGGGCGAATATTTCTCCGACTCGTGCGGCGACATGTACACGTTCTATCTGCGCGTCGGTGACGGCGAGAAGATCGAAGACATCAGCTACTTCACGACCGGGTGCGGCTTCGGCGTCGCGACCTGCGCCATCGTCACCGAGCTGGTCAAGGGCAAGACGGTATCCGAAGCCGAGCAGCTCACGACCGATCAGGTCGAGGCCTACCTGGGCGGGTATCCCGAGAGAAAGAAAGACTATCCTGAGAGAGTGCTTGAGGCGCTGCGGATCACCATCGGGAACTATCGTGCGGCGACCACGCCGACAAGCGCGGCGGAGAGCTTCGCCAAGATTCACTGA